CTCTTTCTGGGCTCTATCCACAGTTCTCTCCAAATTTGGGATGGTGAACATCCCGGCTCATATTTGCCGGGCTCGCACCCGGCGTTCATGTCCGTTTTACGGGGTGGAGCCAAATAATCGCCCGAGGGTCGAGCCCCCGATCTCTTTGGTCTTTACCCGTCTCAGGCAGGAAATTAAGGCTACGGATGCAGCCACCCACCGTCTTGGACGAAACAAAATAAAGCGCACGACGAATCGCACGCTTTACCTCGCCCCTCCTCTTAGGCCAGAGCGGCGGGGTTTCCAAGGGGTAAAACAACCGTTCGCACAGGGTCAGGTGACGGCAAAGGTCGCGCCAAAGACCCGGGCCGCGACTCCGTCCACATCGACCGGCGGTTCCAGGCAGGCGCCCTCGGCTCGCAACCGATCGAGCCGCGCCCGCTCAACCGCGTGCAGATCACTGTGCAGCGCCCGCAGGCGGCTCTCGGCGTCGGGCTCGTCCATCAGCGCCCGGATCCGCTCGGTCAGGGGCACGGTAAAGCCGCTCGATACCAGCCGCCAGTCGAGCTTGGCCCGCCAGATGTCGTAGTCAAGCCCGATATGATGCAGAAGCGCCGCTCTGCCGCCGCGCACCGGCACAAAGGTTTCGGCCATCTCGGCCCCGCCTTGCCGCTGTGCCCAGTGCTGACGCAGGGCCACATCCTTCAACCCGCAGCGGATGAAGGATTTACCCTGCGGATGGCCGATCAACCCCTTGCGCCGGGGCCCGAACAGCGCCGCGCTCTCGCCATAGACCCGGCGCGCGGCGTCGCGCTCCATCGGCAGGCGATAGACCGGGCCCGCGGCCCCGTCGTGCACCGCCACGATCTCGGCGGTCTCGACCCGGATCGCCTCGGCCTCAACCGGCTGCGCGGCCAGGAATGCCCCGATGCCGTCCCCCGGCGCCCACATGAACTCATCGGCGTCGACATTCAGCAACCACCCTTCGGCCTGCTGCCGATAGACCCAGGTCAGCGCCACGTTCTGCCGCTTGGTGAACCGGGTCTCGGGGGTCAGCCCCAGATCGGCCCAGAATTCGGGCGTGCAGGGCACACAGGTGACGCGCGGATGCCCGTCGAGGATCGCGATTGCCGGGTCTTGTGGATTGTCGAACAGCAGGGTCACTGCCTCGGCGCCAGCCTCAAGATACCAGGCGGCGAAGCGGAGCGTATCGGCCAGGGGCTCATTCAGAATGGCGCCAACTTGCCAAGGCACCGTCATGCCGGGTTCCGATCGTTCATCACTGCCTGCCTCGTTGATATGCCGCTCTTTTCCGCCGCGTAGCCTATACCGCCGCCCGGCGACGAGTCAAAGCGGGCCTGGCGCGCGTTGACCCGGGCAAAGGCCATTGCTAGCATCCCGTCACGCAACGGGCAGCCCCGCCCAAGGCAGTGCAACGCAAAAGGCGGAGGCCGATGACCGAAGCAAGCGGTTTCTCACTTCTGACCTTTGTCCTGCAGCCCGCGCATTGCGTTGTCCTGCGCGACTGGATGGAGTTTTTCGACCAGCCGCCGGATCGTCTTGTTGTGCATGTCGGCCAGAACCCGGCCATCGCCGACCAGCTGCGCAGCCTCGCCTCAGAGTTCGGCGCCGAGCTGGTGATCGCGGGGCAGACCGATCCCGCCCAGACGACCGAAAATGAAACCGGCCTCTTGTGGCAGCAATTCGATCTGATCGGCGACGACCTGGCCTGTATCGTGCGGCTCGATACCCTACCCTATCGCGAGTCCAATCTGCCCTGGCAGGCTGAGGCAATGGAAGCAATGGCGCGCCACGGCGCCGCGTTTCTGACCGGCTCGACCTTGCCGTTTCGCGCCGACACGACCCTGCCCGAAACGGGCCTGATGCAAACGCAGCGGTTCAGCAACTGTTTCGCGATCCTGCCGGCGCCGGTCTGGCGCAAGGCGCAGCAGGCTCAGCAAAGCGGCGCCGATGCGTTTGGCCGGTTCGGCTCCGAAGCGGCGGTGGAACTCTATTGCGCGGAATCCGGTGCCTTTGGCCTGCGACTGCCGAACAGCCCCGAGCTGCGCATCTTTCATTGCCAGGAATGGGGGCCACGCATGGCCGAGGTGCGCGCGGCCTTTCATGCGGGCCGGGGAATTGCCCCCTTCCTGAGGGGGTATCAGGACGATTTCATGGGCGCGCGGGCGCGGTTCTATATGGAGCGGCGCCCGCCTCTGTCCCGGCGCGTGCGCATCCTGCTGGGCCGCTGGAAACGCAACCTGCTGGGCCAGACGGGCTGATACCACCCGAAAAAGGAAAACCCGGCGCCGCAGGATGCGGGCCGGGTTTCCGTATTTGTGTCTGGCGGCCAGAACCGCCAGCCTGACCGCTTAGTTGCCCGAGGCGCTTGCCACGTCAACCGACACGCCCGGACCCATGGTCGAGCTGAGCGCGATCTTCTTCAGATAGGTGCCCTTAGCACCAGCCGGTTTGGCCTTGGCCACGGCATCCACAAAGGCGCGAACGTTCTCGACCAGCTTGGCCTCGTCGAACGACACCTTGCCGACGCCGGCATGGATGACACCGGCCTTTTCGACCTTGAACTGGACTTCACCGCCCTTGGCGTTCTGCACGGCCTGAGCGACATCCATGGTCACGGTGCCGACTTTGGGGTTCGGCATCAGGTTGCGCGGGCCGAGGATTTTGCCCAGACGGCCGACAACCGGCATCATGTCCGGGGTCGCGATGCAGCGGTCGAACTCGATCTTGCCGGACTGGATGGTTTCCATCAGGTCCTCGGCGCCAACGATGTCCGCACCTGCGGCCTGGGCTTCTTCAGCCTTGGGGCCACGGGCAAAGACGGCGACGCGCACGGTTTTGCCGGTGCCGTTGGGCAGGCCGACAACACCACGGACCATCTGGTCAGCGTGACGCGGGTCGACGCCCAGGTTCATCGCGATCTCGACGGTCTCGTCGAATTTGGCCGAGGCGGCCGACTTGATCAGGGCGACGGCCTGTTCAACCGACAGCTCTTCTTTGCCGGCAAAGGCTTCGCGGGCAGCGCGGGTGCGTTTTCCAAGCTTTGCCATCTTACTTCACCTCGATGCCCATGGACCGGGCAGAGCCCAGGATGATCTGCATTGCGCCGTCGATATCGTTGGCGTTCAGATCCTTCATCTTCGCTTCGGCGATCTCGCGGATCTGAGCGACGGTCACGGTGCCGGCGGTCTCGCGCGAGGGCTTGTTGGCGCCCGACTGGATCTTGGCTGCTTTCTTCAGGAAATACGACGCCGGCGGCGTCTTGATGTCCATGGTAAAGGACTTGTCCTGATAATAGGAAATCACGGTCGGGCAGGGTGCGCCCACTTCCATGTCTGCGGTCTTGGCGTTGAACGCCTTGCAGAATTCCATGATGTTGATGCCGCGCTGACCCAGCGCCGGACCAACTGGCGGCGACGGGTTCGCCTTGCCTGCGGGCACCTGAAGCTTCAGCGTGCCGATCAGTTTCTTGGCCATTGGCCTTCTCCTTTTCAACTCCGCCGGAACGCGATCCGGCAGATGCTATTGATGTGGTCCGACATCGGGGGCGCGCCCCTTCCGTCTCCCACGGGATTCGCCGCCCTGGGACGGCATCGCGTGCGGATAGACCGGATCAGGGTGTTTTGCAAGCGCAACCGGCCCGGCGGCAATCGAATCTTAAGCCGCACCTGATGTTCTGTGCGCTGTTGCAAGCAGACGGCTGAGTCATGACCATCTATTCCTGGAACGCGCTTTACCTTGGGAACGCGGGCGATATCGACAGCTATGAGGGCGATCTTTACGCCGAAGGCGCGTCTAACATTCTCGGCAGCTACGGGTCGCCCGGCGACCCGCTCTACGATCATATCGTCGACGTGGTGGTCAATGACGCCGATGACGATACCGACATAAATTCCGACAATTACGATTTCTGGTCGCCGGACGCGATGACGGTGGACGGCGTCGCCCACACGCTCGATTCCGGCGTTGTCTACAACGCCACCCTCACCTATGCCGATGGCAGCACCGCCAACATCACCGCCGTTGTCATTCAGACCACCGACGGCGATCTGTATCTGGCGCCTGAAATGACCGCCAATGACGACTGGGTCGCGATGGAGGCCAAGGCGATCGTTTCCGTCTCACTCGACAGTGTCTCGGTCGATACCACCTATATCGCGGCAAACCGGCAGCAGACTAATTTCATCTGTTTCGCGGCGGGCACCCGCATCGCGACACCAAAGGGCGCGCGCCCGGTCGAAACCCTTGCGGTCGGGGATCTGGTCCAGACACTTGACCACGGACCGCAGCCGATCCGCTGGATCGGCACGCGCCGGGTCGGCTTAGCGACACAATTGTTGTCGCATGGTGTGGCACCGGTCGTGATCCCTGCACACAGCTTTGCGCCATCCATACCGACACACCCACTGCTTTTGTCGCAACAACACAGGGTGTTGCTGCGCAGTCGGATCGCCAGACGCATGTATGGCTCGGACGAAATCCTGATCGCCGCGCGACGCCTGACGGGGTTACACGGTATTGCCCTACGACCGGCAACCGGCCCGGTCCGGTACATCCATTTCGCGCTGGACCGGCACGAGATCGTGTTTGCAAACGGGCTGCCAGCCGAGACGCTGCTGCTGGGTGCAGAGGTCGAGCGGGTGCTGGGGACTGACGTCTTTACCCAGATCGAGCAAAGTCAGAATCGGGGTGCGATTGCGCTGGCGATGCGACCCGCCCGGCCCATCGTCGAAGGCCGGCGCGCGCGGTCATTTGTGGAACGGCTTCGCAACCGGGCCTGTCGTCATGCCCTGGCCAACCCGATCAAGGTACCGCAAAACCGGGTGACCGGTCTGATCAGCCTTGTTTCGCCACCTGGGTAAAGTCCAGCT
The window above is part of the Ruegeria pomeroyi DSS-3 genome. Proteins encoded here:
- a CDS encoding Hint domain-containing protein — its product is MTIYSWNALYLGNAGDIDSYEGDLYAEGASNILGSYGSPGDPLYDHIVDVVVNDADDDTDINSDNYDFWSPDAMTVDGVAHTLDSGVVYNATLTYADGSTANITAVVIQTTDGDLYLAPEMTANDDWVAMEAKAIVSVSLDSVSVDTTYIAANRQQTNFICFAAGTRIATPKGARPVETLAVGDLVQTLDHGPQPIRWIGTRRVGLATQLLSHGVAPVVIPAHSFAPSIPTHPLLLSQQHRVLLRSRIARRMYGSDEILIAARRLTGLHGIALRPATGPVRYIHFALDRHEIVFANGLPAETLLLGAEVERVLGTDVFTQIEQSQNRGAIALAMRPARPIVEGRRARSFVERLRNRACRHALANPIKVPQNRVTGLISLVSPPG
- a CDS encoding glycosyltransferase family 2 protein, which translates into the protein MTVPWQVGAILNEPLADTLRFAAWYLEAGAEAVTLLFDNPQDPAIAILDGHPRVTCVPCTPEFWADLGLTPETRFTKRQNVALTWVYRQQAEGWLLNVDADEFMWAPGDGIGAFLAAQPVEAEAIRVETAEIVAVHDGAAGPVYRLPMERDAARRVYGESAALFGPRRKGLIGHPQGKSFIRCGLKDVALRQHWAQRQGGAEMAETFVPVRGGRAALLHHIGLDYDIWRAKLDWRLVSSGFTVPLTERIRALMDEPDAESRLRALHSDLHAVERARLDRLRAEGACLEPPVDVDGVAARVFGATFAVT
- the rplK gene encoding 50S ribosomal protein L11, whose product is MAKKLIGTLKLQVPAGKANPSPPVGPALGQRGINIMEFCKAFNAKTADMEVGAPCPTVISYYQDKSFTMDIKTPPASYFLKKAAKIQSGANKPSRETAGTVTVAQIREIAEAKMKDLNANDIDGAMQIILGSARSMGIEVK
- the rplA gene encoding 50S ribosomal protein L1; the encoded protein is MAKLGKRTRAAREAFAGKEELSVEQAVALIKSAASAKFDETVEIAMNLGVDPRHADQMVRGVVGLPNGTGKTVRVAVFARGPKAEEAQAAGADIVGAEDLMETIQSGKIEFDRCIATPDMMPVVGRLGKILGPRNLMPNPKVGTVTMDVAQAVQNAKGGEVQFKVEKAGVIHAGVGKVSFDEAKLVENVRAFVDAVAKAKPAGAKGTYLKKIALSSTMGPGVSVDVASASGN